The following are from one region of the Jeongeupia sp. USM3 genome:
- a CDS encoding YbaB/EbfC family nucleoid-associated protein — protein MFNKGGIGQLMQQAQKMQEKMQKAQEELANVEVEGQAGAGMVKIVMTCSHAVKRVSIDDSLLSDDKEMLEDLIAAAFNDAQRKAEATSQERMAGMTAGLPLPPGFKLPF, from the coding sequence ATGTTCAACAAGGGTGGCATTGGCCAACTGATGCAACAAGCGCAGAAAATGCAGGAAAAAATGCAGAAAGCGCAGGAAGAACTCGCCAACGTCGAGGTCGAAGGCCAGGCCGGCGCCGGCATGGTCAAGATCGTCATGACCTGCAGCCATGCGGTCAAGCGCGTGTCGATCGACGATTCGCTGCTCTCCGACGACAAGGAAATGCTCGAAGACCTGATCGCCGCCGCGTTCAACGACGCACAGCGCAAGGCCGAGGCGACCAGTCAGGAACGCATGGCGGGCATGACCGCGGGGCTGCCGCTGCCGCCGGGCTTCAAGCTGCCGTTCTGA
- the recR gene encoding recombination mediator RecR, with amino-acid sequence MSTVPSSLQQLIQALKVLPGVGPKSASRMAYHLLQRDQAGAANLAHAIEYAIATLKHCRHCNTFTEAEVCEICRDDERSRHQLCVVEMPTDLLMIEQTLAYQGLYFVLMGRLSPLDGIGTKDIAFERLLERASDGEVGEVILATNFTVEGEATAHYLAETLRARGLKVSRIARGLPVGGELEHVDPSTLAQALVERRGL; translated from the coding sequence ATGTCCACAGTCCCCTCCTCGCTCCAGCAACTGATCCAGGCGCTCAAGGTGCTGCCCGGCGTCGGCCCGAAGTCGGCCAGCCGCATGGCCTATCATCTGTTGCAGCGCGATCAGGCCGGTGCAGCCAATCTGGCACATGCAATCGAGTACGCGATCGCGACGCTCAAGCATTGCCGTCACTGCAATACCTTCACCGAGGCCGAGGTCTGCGAGATCTGCCGCGATGACGAGCGCAGCCGGCACCAGCTGTGCGTGGTCGAGATGCCGACCGACCTGCTGATGATCGAACAGACGCTCGCCTACCAGGGGCTGTACTTCGTGCTGATGGGCCGTTTGAGCCCGCTCGACGGCATCGGTACCAAGGACATCGCCTTCGAACGTCTGCTCGAGCGCGCCAGCGACGGCGAAGTCGGGGAGGTCATCCTCGCGACCAACTTCACCGTCGAAGGCGAAGCAACCGCGCACTATCTCGCCGAGACCCTGCGAGCACGCGGCCTCAAGGTCTCGCGCATCGCCCGCGGCCTGCCGGTCGGCGGCGAGCTCGAACACGTCGATCCGAGCACGCTGGCACAGGCGCTGGTCGAGCGGCGCGGCCTGTAA